Proteins from a genomic interval of Collinsella sp. zg1085:
- a CDS encoding DUF2877 domain-containing protein, with protein sequence MLYAHTLSPYAAEQLSSNQLGRVHSVFRSGINLALSGALIHVGTDAKLMSCTGMCVDAQTLDALLAVVTPGVLIRVRAGLLACYTTDGVVELDSRSAQLMDCSLANMLELSDMLWAIDYLRVTEQFGWHTILKHAGLAMTDEVSGHLLSLCSEQGVGSKTIAYLVGRGPGLTPSGDDILLGYAASLLMCGADYQLALTLAEAASGRTTHVSQSYFDALARGWVHPVFGDLERAIAEHSEPHMQAALGAITRIGHSSGWDGLLGLYAGFLHAVAHEQCVAFQVV encoded by the coding sequence ATGTTGTATGCTCACACGCTCTCTCCGTATGCAGCAGAACAGCTTAGCTCTAACCAGCTAGGACGGGTTCATAGTGTCTTTAGGTCAGGCATCAACCTTGCGTTGTCGGGTGCTCTCATTCATGTAGGCACAGACGCTAAGCTTATGTCCTGTACGGGTATGTGTGTGGACGCTCAAACCTTAGACGCCTTGCTTGCGGTGGTAACTCCCGGAGTGCTTATACGGGTGCGCGCTGGTTTGCTTGCATGCTATACCACAGATGGTGTTGTTGAGCTTGATAGTAGAAGCGCCCAGCTCATGGATTGTTCGCTGGCAAACATGCTCGAGCTTTCTGACATGTTGTGGGCAATTGATTACCTTCGTGTAACAGAGCAGTTTGGGTGGCATACCATTCTAAAGCATGCTGGCCTCGCGATGACAGACGAGGTATCTGGGCATTTGTTGAGTCTCTGTAGTGAGCAAGGGGTGGGTTCTAAAACTATTGCCTATCTCGTGGGGCGCGGACCAGGTTTAACGCCCTCAGGTGATGATATATTACTGGGCTATGCGGCATCTCTTCTTATGTGCGGGGCTGATTATCAGCTTGCTTTAACACTTGCAGAAGCTGCTTCAGGGCGAACCACGCACGTGAGTCAGTCATATTTTGATGCGCTGGCGCGCGGCTGGGTGCATCCTGTGTTTGGTGATTTGGAGCGTGCTATTGCTGAGCATTCAGAGCCACACATGCAAGCAGCTTTAGGAGCAATAACGCGCATTGGTCATAGCTCGGGTTGGGATGGTTTACTCGGCTTATACGCAGGCTTTTTGCATGCTGTGGCACATGAGCAATGTGTGGCATTCCAAGTTGTATAG
- a CDS encoding dicarboxylate/amino acid:cation symporter, translating to MKRCTYNPTLFIALALALGVAVGLVVGAPMTEIKFVGEIFFSLVQMCMVPFVMGQIIAAVGSLTPRELGNIGIKAILLFFVTSLIAAAFGVFTSEIFKPGLMADGAALVAGASSDAAVTHVSLAETLTSFFSKNIVSSMAAGAMVPCIVFSLFFGVALSLYREKHKTSHVFSLIEELNELLLIIIRMVMNVAPVGVFAYVSSSVGALGISMVLSVGKFILVLFGTSLVFCALWYVVVALYCRLPLGKLFMKTVPMVVMSAATISSAMTLPVEMEDAKRKIGLRRDICDLVLPLGVPLNSNGKALQLAVTAMFVAQLYGMEFTGGALIQCAMISWLLSFANAAAPGGTLISLTMLFPALGLPMDAIAIVGGLEYITAGIGTPPNVISDVFCGMLVAQHEENGINRDIFFGKKDYVESIDTLEG from the coding sequence GTGAAACGATGTACGTATAATCCTACGCTTTTTATTGCGCTTGCACTGGCGCTTGGCGTAGCGGTTGGTCTTGTGGTGGGCGCACCGATGACCGAGATTAAATTTGTAGGCGAGATATTTTTCTCGCTGGTTCAAATGTGCATGGTCCCGTTTGTAATGGGTCAAATTATTGCGGCAGTCGGTTCACTAACCCCGCGTGAACTGGGAAATATTGGCATCAAAGCAATCCTTTTGTTTTTTGTGACCTCACTTATTGCTGCAGCGTTTGGCGTGTTTACCTCAGAGATATTTAAGCCTGGTCTCATGGCGGATGGAGCGGCGCTCGTTGCTGGTGCAAGTTCTGATGCAGCAGTCACTCACGTAAGCCTTGCTGAGACGCTAACAAGCTTTTTCTCAAAGAACATCGTTTCATCAATGGCTGCAGGAGCTATGGTTCCCTGTATCGTTTTCTCATTGTTCTTTGGTGTAGCTTTAAGTCTTTATCGCGAAAAGCATAAAACAAGTCATGTCTTTAGCCTCATTGAAGAGCTTAATGAGTTGCTGCTCATCATTATTCGTATGGTCATGAACGTTGCTCCGGTCGGTGTTTTTGCCTACGTTTCCTCAAGTGTTGGTGCTTTGGGTATCAGCATGGTTCTTTCGGTGGGTAAGTTCATTCTGGTGCTTTTTGGCACGTCGTTGGTATTTTGTGCGCTGTGGTATGTGGTGGTTGCGCTCTATTGCCGTCTACCTCTGGGCAAGCTCTTTATGAAGACTGTGCCTATGGTAGTTATGTCTGCCGCTACGATTTCATCTGCTATGACCTTGCCGGTTGAGATGGAAGATGCCAAGAGAAAGATAGGCTTGCGCCGTGATATTTGCGACCTTGTTTTGCCTCTAGGTGTGCCTCTTAATAGCAATGGAAAGGCGTTGCAGCTAGCAGTAACCGCTATGTTTGTAGCGCAGTTGTATGGCATGGAGTTTACCGGAGGGGCGCTTATACAGTGCGCCATGATTAGCTGGCTATTATCATTTGCAAACGCTGCTGCTCCTGGAGGAACGCTTATCTCCTTAACCATGCTTTTCCCGGCGCTTGGTTTGCCAATGGATGCCATTGCTATCGTGGGTGGTCTTGAATACATTACCGCTGGTATCGGCACGCCTCCTAATGTGATTTCTGATGTGTTTTGTGGCATGTTAGTAGCTCAGCATGAAGAAAACGGTATTAATCGCGATATATTCTTTGGAAAGAAGGATTATGTTGAATCCATTGACACGTTGGAGGGCTAG
- the allD gene encoding ureidoglycolate dehydrogenase, which yields MLVSREELKTLMKNKFMAAGLSAEHAEKTAEVLTWSSERGLHSHGEVRVEYYTERISKGGITTNPQWTWEQTGPVTGILDGDNGCGYPFAIKGLEYAMDMARENGIGVVGVRRVSHTGALGYYTEMAAQNDLCLLTMCQSDPMVIPYGGAEPFYGTNPIAFGAPTADERFVNFDMATTVQAWGKILDAKSAGRSIPNDWAVDVDGNATTDPFSVNALRAIAGPKGYGLMMVVDILSGILLGVPSGKNVSSMYHDLSEGRDLGHLHIVIDPARFVGLDAFKQQMSQTLDELGAVKPGPGFDKVYYPGERALLRKAACDEAGGIEIVDSIYEYLTSDKLYIHSWDHKNRFAE from the coding sequence ATGCTTGTTTCTCGTGAAGAACTTAAAACCTTAATGAAGAACAAATTTATGGCAGCAGGTCTTTCGGCAGAACATGCTGAAAAGACAGCTGAGGTACTGACGTGGTCAAGTGAGCGTGGCTTGCACAGTCACGGCGAGGTGCGCGTCGAGTACTATACCGAGCGCATATCCAAGGGCGGCATTACCACTAATCCTCAGTGGACATGGGAGCAGACAGGGCCTGTTACCGGTATTCTTGATGGTGATAATGGCTGCGGCTATCCTTTTGCCATTAAGGGTCTTGAATACGCTATGGATATGGCGCGTGAAAACGGTATTGGCGTTGTTGGCGTGCGTCGCGTGTCACACACGGGCGCTCTGGGCTACTACACCGAGATGGCTGCCCAAAACGACCTTTGCCTGCTTACGATGTGCCAATCAGACCCAATGGTTATTCCCTATGGTGGCGCGGAGCCCTTCTACGGCACCAATCCTATTGCCTTTGGTGCGCCAACTGCTGATGAGCGCTTTGTTAATTTTGATATGGCAACAACAGTCCAGGCATGGGGCAAAATCCTCGACGCAAAAAGTGCTGGTCGCTCAATTCCTAACGACTGGGCGGTTGACGTTGATGGCAACGCAACAACGGACCCCTTCAGCGTGAATGCGCTGCGCGCTATTGCAGGTCCTAAGGGTTACGGTCTTATGATGGTCGTTGATATTTTGTCCGGCATCCTGCTTGGTGTACCGTCGGGCAAAAACGTATCCAGTATGTATCACGACCTTTCTGAGGGGCGCGACCTGGGACATCTGCATATCGTGATTGACCCAGCGCGTTTTGTAGGGCTTGATGCATTTAAGCAGCAAATGAGCCAGACACTCGATGAGCTGGGCGCGGTAAAGCCAGGTCCTGGCTTTGATAAGGTGTACTATCCTGGCGAGCGCGCCTTGCTGCGCAAGGCAGCCTGTGACGAGGCAGGTGGCATTGAGATTGTGGATAGCATCTACGAATATCTAACGAGCGATAAGCTGTATATCCACAGCTGGGACCACAAGAATCGTTTTGCAGAGTAA